One segment of Drosophila ananassae strain 14024-0371.13 chromosome 3R, ASM1763931v2, whole genome shotgun sequence DNA contains the following:
- the LOC6503719 gene encoding probable cytochrome P450 28a5: MVLITLALTLAVVGLLYLMMTWNFNYWRRRRVPGPKPKLFVGNYPNMFSMKRHLIYDLQDIYRKYKSKYDAVGVYGGRLPQLLVINPDLAHRVFVSDFKHFHDNEVAKFIDEKTDFIFANNPFSLTGDEWKERRAEVTPGLTMGRVKTVYPVTNTVCKQLSEWVEKQIRLGASATGGIDAKDMSLRFTSETVTDCVLGLKADSFSDKPTPIMSHIKNLFNQPWTFMIFFILTNTFPLLSRLIKLRFVPIKAESFFLGLMASAVEARRAQQAGGKQFERTDFLDYILQLADKKDLNNRQLLARTMTFLLDGFETSAGVLAHMLLLLGRDPEAQQRLREEILPRLKNGIIPFDELNDLPYLDACLNESLRLFPPAFMSNKLCTETIELPNKDGPNFVVEKGTTVIVPHYCFMQDEEFFNDSQAFQPERFLEPDAAKKYKDSGVFMGFGDGPRICIGMRFATVQVKAAIAELITKFNVRVNPKTRKDNELEATGILASLRGGIWLDFESRQ; encoded by the exons ATGGTTCTGATTACTCTGGCCCTGACCCTGGCGGTCGTCGGGCTGCTCTATTTGATGATGACATGGAACTTTAACTACTGGAGACGACGAAGGGTTCCGGGGCCAAAGCCCAAGCTATTTGTAGGAAACTATCCCAACATGTTTTCGATGAAGCGTCATCTCATATACGATCTGCAAGACATATATAG GAAATACAAAAGCAAATACGACGCAGTGGGCGTATACGGAGGTCGACTTCCTCAATTGCTGGTTATTAATCCAGACCTGGCCCATCGGGTATTCGTCTCTGATTTCAAGCATTTCCATGACAATGAGGTGGCCAAGTTTATAGATGAGAAAACCGATTTTATTTTCGCCAACAATCCGTTCTCACTGACCGGGGATGAATGGAAGGAAAGGCGTGCCGAAGTAACGCCCGGCCTGACCATGGGAAGA gTAAAAACCGTATATCCAGTGACAAACACTGTTTGCAAACAACTAAGTGAGTGGGTTGAGAAGCAAATACGTCTTGGAGCTTCGGCAACTGGTGGCATTGATGCCAAGGAT ATGAGTCTCCGTTTCACCTCGGAGACGGTTACCGACTGTGTTTTGGGCTTAAAGGCCGACAGTTTCTCGGACAAGCCGACCCCTATAATGTCGCATATCAAGAACCTCTTTAACCAGCCTTGGACCTTTATGATTTTCTTCATCCTGACCAACACTTTTCCCTTGCTGAGTCGCTTGATTAAATTGCGATTTGTTCCAATTAAAGCTGAGTCGTTCTTCCTCGGTCTGATGGCCTCGGCGGTTGAGGCTCGCCGTGCACAGCAAGCCGGTGGAAAGCAATTTGAACGGACCGACTTCCTCGACTACATCCTCCAACTGGCCGACAAGAAGGACCTGAATAATCGCCAACTCCTGGCCCGCACCATGACCTTCCTTCTGGATGGTTTTGAGACCTCGGCCGGAGTTCTAGCCCATATGTTGCTACTCCTTGGACGCGATCCGGAGGCACAGCAGCGCTTGAGGGAGGAGATCCTACCGCGTCTCAAAAACGGCATCATTCCCTTCGACGAGCTCAACGATTTGCCCTACTTGGATGCCTGCCTGAATG AGAGTCTTCGGCTCTTCCCACCCGCCTTCATGTCCAACAAACTGTGCACTGAGACCATTGAGTTGCCCAACAAGGATGGTCCCAACTTTGTGGTGGAAAAGGGCACCACTGTGATTGTGCCGCACTATTGCTTCATGCAGGACGAGGAGTTTTTCAACGACTCACAGGCTTTCCAGCCTGAACGATTCTTGGAGCCTGATGCCGCCAAAAAGTACAAAGACAGTGGCGTTTTCATGGGATTCGGAGACGGTCCACGAATCTGCATTG GTATGCGGTTTGCCACTGTTCAGGTCAAGGCTGCCATTGCGGAGCTCATCACCAAATTCAACGTCCGGGTCAATCCCAAGACCCGCAAAGACAACGAACTTGAAGCCACCGGGATCCTGGCCAGCCTTCGAGGAGGTATTTGGTTGGATTTTGAATCGCGCCAGTAA
- the LOC6506863 gene encoding endonuclease III-like protein 1, with protein sequence MAKNVKKLSLANKLAKKGGVITPTETINKQNPAGNLKDIEDLVQASSSTSLYFSPIQTRKQRNLNGEPQRITNIKSEPLSPTRVPPKIKKDEPLSRIAMGSAVVVKCKVIPDIVDSPIRTNHIKKENEPLVKQEIIQEMIEKIKREIDPPVEPQINPDVNAPNPLWQQHLANIRTMRSFMTAPVDTMGCHKCADATADAKTQRFQNLVALMLSSQTKDQTTFEAMNRLKERDLSPQTLNDMPVEELEGLLHPVSFYKNKAKYLKQTVQILIEKYDSDIPDTPKELKALPGVGPKMAHICMAVAWNKVTGIGVDVHVHRLSNRLKWVPRPTKEPEQTRVALEKWLPYSLWSEVTPLLVGFGQTICTPLKPNCRECLNKDICPSANIEAQPKKKNDR encoded by the exons atgGCTAAAAACGTTAAAAAGCTATCATTGGCCaacaaattggccaaaaagggaGGTGTCATTACGCCAAcagaaacaataaataaacagaatCCGGCCGGAAATTTGAAG GATATAGAGGATCTGGTGCAAGCATCGTCCTCTACTTCTTTATACTTCTCGCCAATTCAAACTCGAAAGCAGCGCAATTTAAATGGAGAGCCTCAAAGGATTACAAATATTAAATCCGAACCATTATCACCAACTCGAGTGCCGCCCAAAATCAAAAAGGATGAACCCTTGTCTAGAATTGCAATGGGTTCGGCAGTGGTGGTCAAGTGTAAGGTGATTCCCGATATCGTGGACTCGCCCATCAGAACCAACCACATTAAAAAGGAAAATGAGCCTCTCGTTAAACAGGAAATCATTCAGGAAATgatcgaaaaaattaaaagagaaATAGATCCGCCAGTGGAACCACAAATAAACCCAGATGTGAATGCACCTAATCCACTGTGGCAGCAGCACCTGGCAAACATTCGCACCATGAGAAGCTTCATGACTGCTCCAGTGGACACTATGGGTTGTCATAAATGTGCTGACGCCACTGCGGATGCAAAG ACCCAACGTTTTCAAAACCTGGTGGCCCTAATGCTCTCCAGCCAAACCAAGGATCAAACCACATTCGAGGCCATGAATCGCCTAAAAGAGCGAGACCTTTCCCCACAAACCTTAAATGATATGCCGGTAGAAGAATTGGAGGGTCTTCTGCATCCCGTTTCTTTTTATAAG AACAAAGCCAAATACCTTAAGCAAACTGTGCAAATACTAATAGAAAAATACGATTCGGATATACCCGACACTCCCAAGGAACTCAAAGCCCTGCCAGGAGTTGGTCCAAAGATGGCCCACATTTGCATGGCCGTGGCCTGGAACAAAGTCACTGGAATCGGAGTGGATGTGCACGTCCATCGCTTGTCCAATCGCTTGAAGTGGGTGCCAAGACCCACCAAAGAACCGGAACAAACTCGAGTTGCTCTGGAGAAGTGGCTTCCCTATAGCCTTTGGTCGGAGGTGACTCCCCTTCTTGTGGGATTCGGGCAAACAATTTGTACTCCCTTGAAGCCAAATTGCAGGGAGTGTTTGAATAAGGACATTTGTCCGTCTGCCAATATCGAAGCCCAGCCAAAAAAGAAGAATGAtagataa
- the LOC6503708 gene encoding probable cytochrome P450 28a5 produces the protein MGRIKTVYPVTNSVCQKMGEWISKQIRLGSSDGIDAKDLSLRFTSEMVTDSVLGLSAESFSDTPTPVMSYIKEMFVQPWSFIRSSMLVSSFPLLSHLIKVNFVPRHVEQFFQGLMGRAIEARRTQLAGDKKFQRTDLLEYIMQLAEKKDLDTRQVLTRMMSFLLGGIETTGGVLAHMLLLLGRDQEAQQRLREEILPRLQKGTIPFDEINNLPFLDACMQESIRLFPPFSTSSRLCTETIELPNKDGPNFVVDKGTTVIVPLYCFMQDEDFFPDAQAFKPDRFMEPDAAKKYRESGVFMGFADGPRICIGMRFATVQVKAAIVEILSNFNVRVNPKTRKDNEFEPIGVLTDLRGGVWLDFESLVK, from the exons ATGGGAAGG ATAAAAACAGTGTATCCTGTGACCAATTCTGTGTGCCAAAAAATGGGTGAATGGATCAGCAAGCAGATACGCCTTGGATCCTCTGATGGTATTGATGCCAAGGAT TTGAGCTTGCGATTTACTTCCGAAATGGTCACTGATTCTGTTTTGGGCCTGAGTGCTGAAAGCTTCTCGGATACCCCCACGCCGGTCATGTCCTACATAAAGGAAATGTTTGTCCAGCCTTGGTCCTTCATACGATCCTCCATGCTGGTCAGCTCTTTTCCACTGCTGAGCCACCTAATCAAAGTGAACTTCGTCCCGAGGCACGTGGAGCAGTTTTTCCAGGGGCTAATGGGCAGAGCGATAGAGGCGCGTCGGACTCAACTGGCCGGTGATAAGAAGTTCCAGCGGACGGACTTGCTCGAGTACATCATGCAGCTGGCCGAGAAGAAGGATCTCGACACTCGACAGGTTCTCACTCGCATGATGTCCTTTCTGCTCGGTGGCATAGAGACGACGGGCGGGGTACTGGCCcacatgttgctgctgctgggacgCGATCAGGAGGCGCAACAGCGCCTACGAGAGGAGATTCTGCCACGTCTGCAGAAGGGCACTATTCCCTTCGACGAGATCAACAACTTGCCATTTTTAGACGCCTGTATGCAGG AATCGATCCGCCTTTTCCCGCCATTCTCCACGTCCAGCCGGCTCTGCACCGAGACCATTGAACTGCCCAACAAGGATGGGCCCAACTTTGTCGTAGACAAGGGCACCACCGTCATCGTGCCCCTTTACTGCTTCATGCAGGACGAGGACTTCTTCCCAGATGCCCAGGCTTTCAAGCCGGATCGCTTCATGGAACCCGATGCCGCCAAAAAGTATCGGGAAAGTGGTGTCTTTATGGGATTCGCAGATGGTCCTCGAATCTGCATTG GTATGCGATTTGCTACAGTTCAGGTCAAGGCAGCCATCGTGGAGATTCTCTCCAATTTCAATGTCCGAGTCAACCCCAAGACCCGCAAGGATAACGAGTTCGAGCCGATCGGTGTCCTCACTGACCTGCGAGGAGGCGTTTGGCTTGACTTTGAATCTCTCGTAAAATAG
- the LOC6506874 gene encoding replication protein A 32 kDa subunit, with protein MNDSFGDFNATQTAPAGAASSQKGEGIVPLVVKQIVDAPEGNIEMFGMQYAMACVVGIVRNIETSSTKITYTLEDHSGRIDAHYWLEEGDTLKAPEVMVNNYVKVYGTTRSQAGQKTLMVFKLLPILDPNEVCTHLLEVLNARYKAEDYQSKGGATGGAAYSGAGSIADFTASQSNAIVSGLDPKQQAVFQAIKGNVSEEGISRKELKAKFSHISNSELNNILDFMISEGHIYSSIDADHFICTM; from the exons ATGAATGATTCTT TTGGTGATTTCAATGCCACTCAGACGGCACCGGCTGGAGCGGCCAGCAGTCAAAAGGGAGAG GGTATAGTTCCCTTGGTCGTGAAGCAGATTGTGGACGCTCCTGAGGGAAACATCGAGATGTTTGGCATGCAATATGCGATGGCCTGTGTGGTGGGAATTGTTCGAAATATCGAGACCTCTTCGACGAAGATTACATACACCCTGGAGGACCACAGCGGCAGGATCGATGCACACTACTGGTTGGAAGAAGGCGACACTCTCAAGGCTCCCGAAGTGATGGTCAACAACTACGTAAAGGTGTATGGTACAACGCGCTCCCAGGCGGGCCAAAAGACGCTAATGGTGTTCAAGCTGCTGCCCATTTTGGATCCCAATGAGGTGTGCACCCACCTCCTGGAAGTGCTCAACGCGCGCTACAAGGCGGAGGACTACCAGAGCAAGGGTGGAGCAACTGGTGGTGCTGCATATTCAGGAGCGGGCTCCATCGCAGACTTCACAGCTTCGCAGAGCAACGCCATTGTCAGCGGATTGGATCCCAAACAGCAGGCTGTGTTCCAGGCCATAAAGGGCAACGTTTCCGAAGAGGGAATCAGTCGCAAGGAGCTTAAAGCCAAGTTCTCGCACATCAGTAACTCCGAATTGAA cAATATTCTCGACTTCATGATCTCTGAGGGTCACATTTACTCCAGTATTGATGCGGATCATTTTATATGTACAATGTAA